The Duganella sp. BuS-21 sequence TTCTCGCTGGTGCGGCTGTCGCCCGAACGCGCCAAAAAGGCCGAACGGCGCGACGACATCCTGGCCAACGGCGGCGTCCACATTGGCGGCACCGACTTCGATAAATACTTGAGCCTGTCGTCCATCATGCCGCTGCTGGGCTACGGCAGCCGCCTGCGCAACAACAGCGAAGTGCCGTCCAGCTACTTCTTCAACCTGGCCACCTGGCACACCATCAACCAGGTCTACACCAAGAAAATGTGGACCCAGCTGTCCGACCTGCTGCGCGATTCTGCCGAACAGGAAAAGCTGGGCCGCCTGCAGCGCCTGATCGACGAGCGCGCCGGCCACTGGCTGGCGATGAAGGCGGAAGAGGGCAAGATCGCGCTGTCGGCCGACCCGCGCGTGCAACTGGACCTGGACCGGCTGGCGCCGCCGGTGGTGCTCGATCTGAACCGCGACCAGTTTGACGGCGCCATCGATCACCTGGTGGGCTCGGTGGAAACCACCGTCACCGATCTGCTGCGCGACGCCGGCGTGCAAGCGTCCGACGTCGACACGGTGTTCTTCACCGGCGGCTCCAGCGGCGTGCTCAAGCTGCGCGAGCGCATCGGCGCGCTGGTGCCGGCCGCGCGCAAGGTCGAAGGCGACCTGTTTGGCAGCATCGGCGCCGGCCTGGCGCTCGATGCGGTACGCAAGTTCGGCTAACTTCGGCTCAATTCGGATCAAGGACACCATGCTCGACCAACCCATCGTCATGCTTGACTTCGAGACCACCGGCCTGTCGCCCGCCATGGGCGACCGCATCACCGAGGTGGCGGCGCTGCGCATCGTCGGCGGCGAGGTGGTCGAGCGCTACGTCTCGCTGGTCAATTGCGGCGTGCGCATTCCTTCCTTCATCACCGGCCTGACCGGCATCACGCAAGCCATGGTGGACCGCGCGCCGCCGGCGCGGGAGGTGGTGCCGCAACTGCTGGACTTCATCGGCAGCGACGCGCTGTCGGCCCACAACGCCAGCTTCGACGATAAATTCCTGCGCGCCGAGGCGGCCCAGCTCGACCTGACGCCGCGCCACGCCTCGCTGGTGTGCTCGCTCAAGCTGTCGCGTCGCGTATTCCCCACACTGGGCAGCTACAAGCTGGGCCAGTTGTCGAGCGCGCTCGGCATCCAGTTCCGCAGCGCCGCCCACCGGGCCGAGGCCGACGCCGAAGTGGCCGCGCAACTGCTGATCCATATCGGCCGCCACCTGCGCGCCAGTTACGGCATCGCCCAGGTCGATACCGATTTGCTGGTGGCCGTCAACAAGTTGGCCGCCGCCAAAGTCCCGCAGTTCCTGCAAAAGCGTTCAGGACAATAAACAAGAGCAGTTCATCACGGGCGCGTTTGAGCGCGCGCAAATCCCGCCGGGATCTGCGTTTTACACTTTCATCAAGATTGTTAAACATTTGATCAGAGGTGTGCCGTGAAAAAACACTGCGCGGCCCAGGCGGGGCTAGCTACTTACCGCTGGTTTCTGGCGGCCGCCGAGCGCGGCGACGCCTACGCGCAATTCAATCTGGGCCGCATGTACAAGAGCGGCGACGATGGCGTGGCGCGCGATGAACGGCAAGCCTACCGCTGGATGAACAAAGCGGCCCAGCAAGGCCTGGCCTATGCGCAAAACCAGCTCGGCGTGATGTTTTACTACGGGCGCGGCATCGAGGCCGACGACGATATGGCGCTCTACTGGTTCCGCTGCGCTGCGCGTCAGGGCGAAGCCTCGGGCCAGCAGAATCTTGGCCAAATGTACCGTCAGGGGCGCGGTGTCGCGCCCAACGATGAAATCGCCCACGCCTGGTTCTGCCGCGCCGCCGATCAGGGCCTGGCCAGCGCGCAGACCCTGTTGGGTGTCGCTTACGCGGAAGGCCGTGGCGTGCTGCGCAGCTATGCCATGGCGCGCGCCTGGTATCGCAAGGCCGCGCTGCAAAACGACGCCCATGCGCAGTTGCGGCTCGGCCTGATGTACAAGCACGGCCGCGGCGTGGCGCGCGACGAGGCGCAGGCGGTGGCCTGGTTCCGCCAGGCCGCCGGGCAGGATGTCGCGGTGGCCCAGCGGCTGGTCGGCGTCGCCTACGCCGAAGGCCTGGGCGTGAAGGCCGACCCGCAGCGCGCCGTGGCATGGCTGCTGCGCGCGGCCGAGCAGGACGATGTCGACGCCCAATTCAACCTGGCGCTGGTGCTGTCGCACGGCAAGGGCGTGGAGCGCGATGAGGACGTGGCGCTGGTCTGGTACCGGCGCGCGGCCGAGGCCGGCCATGCGCTGGCCCAGTACAAGCTCGGCGGCATGTATGCGCGCGGACGCGGCGTCGAACGCGACGACCGCCTGGCGCTGGAATGGTACCGGCTGGCGGCCGAGCAGGGCACGGCCGGCGCCCAGTTCAATCTGGCGCTGATGTACGCCAACGGCCTGGGCGTGGAGCGCGACCAGGCGCAGGCGCTGCACTGGTACCGCAAGGCCGCCGAACAGGGCCACCCGCTGGCCCGCTACAATCTGGGCATGGCCGGTCAGCAGGATTGAGGCGCGTTCAGTGGCCCGGCGGCTGGCGGCGATCCAGGAACAGGCTGTTGCCGTGGATTTTTTTGGCTTGCTTCTTCGATTCCGCCGCCGCCGTGGCGATCTGGTGATGGCTGTGATACTGGTGCGGTTCGACGCGGATCGCGCCCACCGACAAACTCATCACGGAATAAAACACTTTCCGGCCCTGGCGGTCCTCGCTCAGGTAGCCGCCGCGCTCGCGGTCCTCGGTGCTGTAGAAGTCCGTCACGTGGCGGCCGAACGCTGCCAGCACCTGCTGGCAGCGCTGCTCCCAGTCCTCGCTCTGGAACAGCACCATGAAATCGTCGCCGCCGATGTGGCCGACAAAATCGCGGTCCGGGTCGCAATGGCTGGCCAGCAGATTGCCGGTCAGCTGGATCACGTCGTCGCCGCGCCGGTAGCCGTAGGCATCGTTGAACGGCTTGAAATGGTCGAGATCGAAATAGCAGACCCAGAACCGCGTGCCGCTCTCCAGCAGGCGGTCGATGTGCTCGGTGATCGGTACATTGCCCGGCAACTGGGTGAGCGGATTGGCGTAGCGCGCGGCCTTGATCTGCAGCTGCGTGATTTCCCGCATCAGGTCGTGACCGGTGCCCATGCCGGCGTAACGGCCCTGGTCGGTGATGATGAAACCGTTGAACAGGTGATGAGCGGCGGCCTGCGCCATGCGGAAGCTCAGCTCCTGCAAGCTGGTGGCGCGGTCGGCGATCAGCGGATTGGCGTCCATGAACTGGCGGCAGGACTTTTTGCCATACAGTTCGCGCTCGTAGGGCCGGGCGAAATGTTCGATCATCACGAAGCGGCTGATCAGGCCCAGCGGCACGCCGTCGTCTACCACCGGAATGATCATCAGCTCCGGCGCGTGCTGGAAAATCGCATACACCTCGTTGTTGTTCATGCTGGACGGCACCGCCGGCACCGGGTGCAGCAGCTTGGCAATGGTGGCGCGCTGGTCGATGCCGCGCTGCGGATACACGGCCACGCCGTTGCGCGCCAGCGTCTTCACCACGTCGGCCGGCGCCGTGCGCGCCGGAGTCGGGTGCGGACGGCCCAGGTGGTAGCCCTGGCCGTAGGCCACGCCGACGTCACGCAGCACCAATAGTTCGGCCTGGGTTTCGATGCCTTCGGCGATCACGCGGGTGTTGGACTTTTCAGCGATTTCCTGGATCGAGCGCACGAATTGCAGCTTCACCGGATCGTGGTTGATGCCCTGGATGAAGTGCATGTCGATCTTGACGAATTCCGGCCGCAGCTCGGACCACAGGCGCAGGCTGGAAAAGCCTTCGCCGAGGTCGTCGATGGCGATCTGGAAGCCCATCTGGCGATAGTGCAGCACCGCTTCGCGCATCAGGGCGTAGTCGTAGGTGGGCTGGTTTTCGGTCAGTTCGATGATCACCCGCTCCGGGTTGATGCCGAGCTGACGAATGACTTCCAGCGTTTCGCCATGGCGCGCGTCGCGTTGCAGCAGCGACTCCGGGCTGACGTTGAGGAACAGCTTGCCCGGCAGGCCCAGCTCGGCAAAGCGCTCCAGCACCACCTTGCGACACAGGTGTTCGACCTCGACCGTCAGGTCGTTGCTGCGCGCCGTCTTGAACAAGTTCATGGGCGCATGCAAGGGACTGTCGGATGGACCGCGTATCAAGCCCTCGTAGGCGATGATTTCACCCGTTTGCATGTGTACAATGGGCTGAAACAGCGCACTGAGCTGTCGGCGCGCCAGGATGTCGAGCAGATGCGCGCGCAAGATGGCCTCTTCATCCTCTTCCCGAGGTTGCAGATAAGTGATGGTGGCGCCGGCGGCCGGCTTGAGTACTGAATTCACGATGAATCGCTTGCCAAAGTTGCGTTTAACTGTGCGATCATAAAGTTCATTTGTGACGGCGTGATGAATTGCGGAAACATTTTTTCCATGACAGGTATTACAATACAGCGTCACCCCAACTGAGAACAGGATACCCATGCACCGTTCCGTCCGCCGTTCCGTCCGCCGTTCCGTCTTTGCCTGCGGCTCCTTGTTGAGCGCGGCCGCCGGCGCCACCGGCATCGCGGTGCAGGTGCAGGACGCCAGCGGCAAGGTGCTGCCCGACACCGTGATTTACGTCGAGTCGGAAGGCGCGACGCCGGCCGCCAAGTCGCTGCCCGGCGCCCAGATCGAGCAGAAGGGCCTGAAATTCATGCCGCTGGTGACCGTGGTGCAGGTCGGCGCCACCATCAATTTCCCCAACAACGACAAGGTGCGCCACCACATCTATTCGTTTTCGCCGGCCCACAAGTTCGACCAGAAGCTGTATTCCGGCCAGGCCGCCTCGCCGCAGGTGTTCGACAAGGCCGGCACCGTCGTGCTCGGCTGCAACATCCATGACAAGATGATCGCCTACGTCAAGATCGTCGACACGCCGTACTTCGCCAAGACCGACGGTTCCGGCGCCGCCCGCATCGAGCTGCCGGCCGGCGGCAAATACGTGGTCAAGGCCTGGCACTACAACACGGTGGGCGGCGCCACCCCGGAGCAGACGCTGACGGTGAAGGCCGGGAACGACCTGGCCACCGCGATTTTCAAGTTGCCCATGAAGCCGGTGGTGGTGGACGATGCCGCGCTTTGACCGCGATCAGCTGAAAAAGCAATTCAGCTTTCGCAGCCTCGAAAGCCGGATCGTTACGCTGTTCCTGGTGCTGATCGTGGCGGTGCAGGTGGTGGGCCTGGTGGTGATCCAGCGCGGCATCGAAAACAATGCGCGCGCGGCCATCAGCGCGGAACTGAACAACGGCACCAAGGTGTTCCGCCGCCTGCTGGAACAGAATGCGCAAAGCCTGCGTTTCGGCGCGCGGCTGCTGGCGCGCGACACGGCCTTCGTGGCGGCCATCGGCAACAACGACGAAAGCGACCGCGCCACCATCGAATCGGCGCTGGCCAACAGCGGGCGCCGCATCAAGGCCTCGCTGTCGATGCTGATCGGCGACGACCGCAGCATCAGCGCCACCACCAATCCCGCGCAGTCGAAGGGGCTGGAGAAAATGGCGCTGTCGATGCTGGACACGGCCGAAGCGGCCGACGGCGCCATCGGCATCGCCATCGTCGACGACCGGCCGTTCCAGATCGTCGCCATGCCGGTCAAGGCGCCGATCACCATCGGCTGGATCGTCATGACCTTCCCGATCGATCGCCAGCTGGCCAACGAGATGCGCGAAGTCAGTTCGCTGCAAACCTCGGTGCTGACGCGCGATCAACAGGGCAGGTGGCTGCCGGTCGGCTCGACCTTTGTCGGGCCGTCGGCCCAGACCGTGGTCGACCAGCTGCAGGCCTTGCCGCAGGCGCCCACCGGCCCGTTCGACATGCTCGTGGAAACCGCCCAGTACAGCGCGCGCCTGATGACCATCGGCGAGGACGGCGGCCAGACCGCCAGCGTGCTGCTGGCGCGCTCGTTCGACGAGGCCACGGCCGACTACCGCCGCCTGGAGCAGTGGCTGATCGGCCTGACCCTGGGCGGCATCTTCGCTTCGGCGCTGGCCATCGTGTTCACTGCCAAGCGCATCGCCCAGCCGATCAGCCAATTGGTGGTCACGGCCAAGCGGCTGGAGGAGGGCGACTACAAGGTCGTTATCGACAGCCGGCGCGAAGACGAAATCGGCCAGCTGGCGCACGCCTTCGATGCCATGCGCGAAGGTATCGCCAAGCGCGAACAGGAAATCCGCCGCCTGGCGTATTGGGACACGCTGACCAACCTGCCGAACCGCGCGCAGTTCGTGCTGCTGCTGAACGATGCCCTGCACGAGGCGCGCCGGCGCGAAGAGGCGCTGTTCGTGCTGATGATGGACCTGGACCGCTTCAAGCACGTCAACGATGTCATGGGCCACAGCTTCGGCGATGCATTGCTGCGGCAGGTGGCCGGCCGTCTGCAACTGCTGCTGGCCAACCGCCGGCAATCGTCGGCGCAGGTGGCGCGCCTGGGCGGCGACGAATTCGCCGTGCTGCTGCCGGCCACGAATATCGATGCGGCGCAGCTGATGGCGGCCGACATCCTGCAGGCGCTGGAGACGCCGCTGTCGCTGGAAGACCAGATGGTCGATATCGGCGCGGGCCTGGGCATCGCCGGCTATCCCGAACACGCCGACGACGGCGAAACGCTATTGAGCATGGCCGAAGTGGCGATGTACGCGGCCAAGCAGCGCAACGACGGCGCCGTGGTGTACGACGCGGTGATGGACAAGTCCAGCGCCAAGAGCCTGTCGCTGCTGACGGAGCTGCGCAACGCCATCGAGCGCGACGAGTTCCGCCTGCACGTGCAGCCCAAGATTTCGCTGCAGACCGGACGCGTGGTCGGCATGGAGTCGCTGGTGCGCTGGGCGCATCCGGAGCGCGGCAACGTCTTCCCCGACGAGTTCATTCCGTTCGCCGAGCAGACCGGCTTTATCCGCATCCTGACGCGCTGGGTGATGGAGAAGTCGGCCGAGTTGTGCCGCGAACTGGCCAGCAAGGGCCATCATTTGAAGGTGTCGGTCAACCTGTCCACGCGCGACCTGCTGGACCAGGATCTGCCGGCCAAGTTCGCCGACCTGCTGGCGCGCCACAAGCTGACGCCCGGCTCGTTCTGCCTGGAGATCACCGAAAGCGCCATCATGGACGATCCTGTGCGCGCGCAGAACACGCTGGAGCGCCTCAGCGCCATGGGCCTGGATTTGTCGATCGACGATTTCGGCACCGGCTATTCGTCGCTGGCCTACCTCAAGCGCCTGCCGGTGAATGAACTGAAGATCGACAAGTCCTTCGTGCTGAATATGGAGAAGGACGAAGGCGACACCAAGATCGTGCGCTCGACCATCGACCTTGGCCACAACATGGGCTTGCGCGTGGTGGCCGAAGGGATCGAGAGCGAAGCCGTATGGCGATTGCTGGCGGAGTTGGGCTGCGACCAGGGCCAGGGCTACTTCATGAGCCGTCCGATACCGGGCGACCAGTTGATCCCGTGGCTGGAGAAGTGGCGCGCGCCGATCGCCATCGGCGCACAGGCCGATGCGGCCGTGGACGTGAGCTACGCCAAATAAAAATCGCCTTTGATTTTCAGCTAACGTGTCTTATTTGTCATGCTTCACGTTATGATCTGTCTTCCTGATGAACCTTACACGGATACGGATCACCTATGCAACGACACGCACTTCTGGCTTCCCTCATCTTCGCGCAATCCGCCGCGCTCGCGCAAAGCGCGCCAAACTGCCCGGCGCCGGGCGCACCCATGAACTACCCGGTCACGCGCACGGTGGACCAGCAGGACAACTACCACGGCACCGTCGTCGCCGATCCGTATCGCTGGCTGGAGGACGCCAACAGCGCCGAGACCAAGCAGTGGGTGGAGGAGCAGAATGAGCTCACGCAAGGCTACCTGTCGCAGATCCCGGGCCGCGAAGCGATCAAGTCGCGCCTGACCAAGCTGTGGAACTTCGAGCGCTTCAGCGTGCCGTTCAAGGAAGGCGGCCGCTATTTCTACAGCCGCAACGACGGCCTGCAGAACCAAGCGGTCTTGTACACCATGAAGACGCTGGCCGACGTGCCGCGTCTGCTGCTCGATCCCAACACCCTGGCCGCCGACGGCACGGTGGCGCTGGCCGGAATGGCGGTCAGCCCGAACGGCAAGTTCCTGGCCTACAGCACTGCCGCCTCGGGCTCGGATTGGAACGAGATCAAGGTGCGCGACATCGACAGCGGCAAGGACGTCGAGGATCATATCAAGTGGGTCAAGTTCTCGCGCACCGCGTGGCTGCACGACGGCTCCGGTTTCTTCTACAGCCGCTACGACGCGCCGCAGGAAGCCACCAAGCTGGCCGACGTCAACTATTTCCAGAAGCTGTACTTCCACAAACTTGGGACGCCACAAAGCGCGGACGTGCTGGTGTACGACCGTCCTGACCACAAGGACTGGGGCTTCAGCGCCGAGGTCACGCAGGATGGCCGTTTTCTGGTCATCAACGCCTCGCAAGGGACGGAGAACAAGAACCGCGTGTTCTACAAGGAGCTGGGCAAGAAGGATGCGAAAGTGGTCGGCCTGCTGGAAGACTTCGACGCCGCCTATGATTTCATCGGCAACGACGGCCCGGTCTTCCTGTTCCGCACCGAGCGCAATGCGCCGCGCGGACGCATCGTCAGCATCGACACCCGCAAGCCCGGTGTGCTGAACTGGAAGCAGATCGTCCCGGAAAGCAGCAGCACCATGGTCTCGGCGTCGCTGGTGAACAACCAGCTGATCGTCGACTACCTGAGCGATGCGCACAGCCTGGTCAAAGTGTACGATTTGAAGGGCAAGGCCCTGCACGACATCGAACTGCCAGGCTTGGGCACGGCCAGTGGCTTCAGCGGCAAGCGCGCCGATACCGAAACCTTCTACGCCTACACCAGCTTCACCAGCCCGACCATCATCTACCGCCACGACCTGAAGGCCAACAAG is a genomic window containing:
- a CDS encoding Hsp70 family protein, with protein sequence MAIACGVDFGTSNSTVGWVRPGHPVMLGLEDGKTTLPSVIFFNADDDEVTYGRAALGEYLAGYEGRLMRSMKSLLGTSLIDGQTEVGGRALPFRMLLGQYIGELKRRAERAAGREFSSAVFGRPVHFIDDSKDNDQLAEDTLAEVARSVGFKDIAFQFEPIAAAFDYESQIDREELVLIADIGGGTSDFSLVRLSPERAKKAERRDDILANGGVHIGGTDFDKYLSLSSIMPLLGYGSRLRNNSEVPSSYFFNLATWHTINQVYTKKMWTQLSDLLRDSAEQEKLGRLQRLIDERAGHWLAMKAEEGKIALSADPRVQLDLDRLAPPVVLDLNRDQFDGAIDHLVGSVETTVTDLLRDAGVQASDVDTVFFTGGSSGVLKLRERIGALVPAARKVEGDLFGSIGAGLALDAVRKFG
- a CDS encoding 3'-5' exonuclease, whose protein sequence is MLDQPIVMLDFETTGLSPAMGDRITEVAALRIVGGEVVERYVSLVNCGVRIPSFITGLTGITQAMVDRAPPAREVVPQLLDFIGSDALSAHNASFDDKFLRAEAAQLDLTPRHASLVCSLKLSRRVFPTLGSYKLGQLSSALGIQFRSAAHRAEADAEVAAQLLIHIGRHLRASYGIAQVDTDLLVAVNKLAAAKVPQFLQKRSGQ
- a CDS encoding sel1 repeat family protein, translated to MKKHCAAQAGLATYRWFLAAAERGDAYAQFNLGRMYKSGDDGVARDERQAYRWMNKAAQQGLAYAQNQLGVMFYYGRGIEADDDMALYWFRCAARQGEASGQQNLGQMYRQGRGVAPNDEIAHAWFCRAADQGLASAQTLLGVAYAEGRGVLRSYAMARAWYRKAALQNDAHAQLRLGLMYKHGRGVARDEAQAVAWFRQAAGQDVAVAQRLVGVAYAEGLGVKADPQRAVAWLLRAAEQDDVDAQFNLALVLSHGKGVERDEDVALVWYRRAAEAGHALAQYKLGGMYARGRGVERDDRLALEWYRLAAEQGTAGAQFNLALMYANGLGVERDQAQALHWYRKAAEQGHPLARYNLGMAGQQD
- a CDS encoding GGDEF domain-containing protein produces the protein MQPREEDEEAILRAHLLDILARRQLSALFQPIVHMQTGEIIAYEGLIRGPSDSPLHAPMNLFKTARSNDLTVEVEHLCRKVVLERFAELGLPGKLFLNVSPESLLQRDARHGETLEVIRQLGINPERVIIELTENQPTYDYALMREAVLHYRQMGFQIAIDDLGEGFSSLRLWSELRPEFVKIDMHFIQGINHDPVKLQFVRSIQEIAEKSNTRVIAEGIETQAELLVLRDVGVAYGQGYHLGRPHPTPARTAPADVVKTLARNGVAVYPQRGIDQRATIAKLLHPVPAVPSSMNNNEVYAIFQHAPELMIIPVVDDGVPLGLISRFVMIEHFARPYERELYGKKSCRQFMDANPLIADRATSLQELSFRMAQAAAHHLFNGFIITDQGRYAGMGTGHDLMREITQLQIKAARYANPLTQLPGNVPITEHIDRLLESGTRFWVCYFDLDHFKPFNDAYGYRRGDDVIQLTGNLLASHCDPDRDFVGHIGGDDFMVLFQSEDWEQRCQQVLAAFGRHVTDFYSTEDRERGGYLSEDRQGRKVFYSVMSLSVGAIRVEPHQYHSHHQIATAAAESKKQAKKIHGNSLFLDRRQPPGH
- a CDS encoding methylamine utilization protein, yielding MHRSVRRSVRRSVFACGSLLSAAAGATGIAVQVQDASGKVLPDTVIYVESEGATPAAKSLPGAQIEQKGLKFMPLVTVVQVGATINFPNNDKVRHHIYSFSPAHKFDQKLYSGQAASPQVFDKAGTVVLGCNIHDKMIAYVKIVDTPYFAKTDGSGAARIELPAGGKYVVKAWHYNTVGGATPEQTLTVKAGNDLATAIFKLPMKPVVVDDAAL
- a CDS encoding EAL domain-containing protein produces the protein MPRFDRDQLKKQFSFRSLESRIVTLFLVLIVAVQVVGLVVIQRGIENNARAAISAELNNGTKVFRRLLEQNAQSLRFGARLLARDTAFVAAIGNNDESDRATIESALANSGRRIKASLSMLIGDDRSISATTNPAQSKGLEKMALSMLDTAEAADGAIGIAIVDDRPFQIVAMPVKAPITIGWIVMTFPIDRQLANEMREVSSLQTSVLTRDQQGRWLPVGSTFVGPSAQTVVDQLQALPQAPTGPFDMLVETAQYSARLMTIGEDGGQTASVLLARSFDEATADYRRLEQWLIGLTLGGIFASALAIVFTAKRIAQPISQLVVTAKRLEEGDYKVVIDSRREDEIGQLAHAFDAMREGIAKREQEIRRLAYWDTLTNLPNRAQFVLLLNDALHEARRREEALFVLMMDLDRFKHVNDVMGHSFGDALLRQVAGRLQLLLANRRQSSAQVARLGGDEFAVLLPATNIDAAQLMAADILQALETPLSLEDQMVDIGAGLGIAGYPEHADDGETLLSMAEVAMYAAKQRNDGAVVYDAVMDKSSAKSLSLLTELRNAIERDEFRLHVQPKISLQTGRVVGMESLVRWAHPERGNVFPDEFIPFAEQTGFIRILTRWVMEKSAELCRELASKGHHLKVSVNLSTRDLLDQDLPAKFADLLARHKLTPGSFCLEITESAIMDDPVRAQNTLERLSAMGLDLSIDDFGTGYSSLAYLKRLPVNELKIDKSFVLNMEKDEGDTKIVRSTIDLGHNMGLRVVAEGIESEAVWRLLAELGCDQGQGYFMSRPIPGDQLIPWLEKWRAPIAIGAQADAAVDVSYAK
- a CDS encoding prolyl oligopeptidase family serine peptidase; its protein translation is MQRHALLASLIFAQSAALAQSAPNCPAPGAPMNYPVTRTVDQQDNYHGTVVADPYRWLEDANSAETKQWVEEQNELTQGYLSQIPGREAIKSRLTKLWNFERFSVPFKEGGRYFYSRNDGLQNQAVLYTMKTLADVPRLLLDPNTLAADGTVALAGMAVSPNGKFLAYSTAASGSDWNEIKVRDIDSGKDVEDHIKWVKFSRTAWLHDGSGFFYSRYDAPQEATKLADVNYFQKLYFHKLGTPQSADVLVYDRPDHKDWGFSAEVTQDGRFLVINASQGTENKNRVFYKELGKKDAKVVGLLEDFDAAYDFIGNDGPVFLFRTERNAPRGRIVSIDTRKPGVLNWKQIVPESSSTMVSASLVNNQLIVDYLSDAHSLVKVYDLKGKALHDIELPGLGTASGFSGKRADTETFYAYTSFTSPTIIYRHDLKANKSSVYRQPKVDFDPSAFETRQEFFTSRDGTKVPMFIVSKKGLKLDGSNPTYLYGYGGFNVSLTPAFSVANLAWLEMGGVYVMANLRGGGEYGESWHAAGTKLQKQNVFDDFIGAAEWLVAHKVTSPAKLAIGGGSNGGLLVGAAMTQRPDLFAAAIPQVGVMDMLRFHKFTIGWAWTSDYGSSDNADEFKALVKYSPLHNLKKGACYPATMITTADHDDRVVPAHSFKFAATAQADQAQGGAPILIRIDSKAGHGAGKPTTKQIEEVADRWGFLSRALQMDGGDAAKAAGQP